One Oncorhynchus masou masou isolate Uvic2021 unplaced genomic scaffold, UVic_Omas_1.1 unplaced_scaffold_2538, whole genome shotgun sequence DNA segment encodes these proteins:
- the si:dkey-163f14.6 gene encoding fibrillin-2 produces MSSWKQKEPTVPMPRIQSQNLDMQSALKNHLQLHYNTIANSASKPVLLANAPPKDPHTHLKDPHSITRSPKAHHVEENLKDTRDLTDSEGTPEKPTRPQASTSSSATTETITSTSSPPVAEGYWHQGTSIFQAVQEDPLPRKAVLTEATQLEPGQGVTEPADVSSTDTQRPRPQRPTETSSTSFINSSNATSHWVNGTDTYGHHIQVKETASLSDDDDDGGGETHRRNVTSPDRASNGSSQDNETDTSDSHRSEANETSSSPLSGDDGETSRHDGTSSYLSLNSSDQHLIKGATNTEELPRPVPRNRRPLCPYPPLPAHGTFYFRTVDNPGPRDYKHYIQYACYAGYTLANGDVHSYCLQAGWWSGLTPVCLEVTPCALNNGGCSQLCSVNQEQAQCHCRPGFILLEDHRTCRDVDECVEGQQQQRCQQTCVNTLGSFRCSCPYGHTLAGDGRACVAECPAGYRKQPLTPIPGGNLARRECVDINECEEPEVSVPGHRCQWKCVNLPGSHRCICPRGYKLSSDRHHCRDINECSRKNGGCSHLCLNHKGSYQCSCPASHRLSPYSRKKCQPRKELQSNV; encoded by the exons ATGAGTTCATGGAAGCAGAAGGAGCCCACCGTCCCGATGCCCAGGATCCAGAGCCAGAACCTTGACATGCAGTCTGCTCTGAAGAACCACCTACAGCTTCACTACAATACCATCGCTAACAGCGCCTCCAAGCCTGTGTTGCTGGCCAATGCACCACCTAAAGACCCCCACACCCACCTAAAAGACCCACACTCCATAACCCGCAGCCCCAAAGCTCACCACGTTGAGGAGAATTTGAAAGACACCAGGGATCTAACAGACAGTGAAGGGACCCCCGAGAAGCCCACTAGACCTCAggcctccacatcctcctctgcTACTACAGAGACCATTACTTCCACATCCAGCCCGCCGGTCGCTGAAGGGTATTGGCACCAGGGGACGTCTATATTCCAGGCTGTGCAGGAGGATCCATTACCCAGGAAGGCGGTGCTGACAGAGGCCACCCAGTTGGAGCCTGGCCAGGGCGTTACGGAGCCAGCAGATGTcagcagcacagacacacagaggccCCGTCCTCAGAGACCCACTGAGACCAGCTCCACAAGCTTCATCAACTCCAGCAACGCCACCAGCCACTGGGTCAATGGAACAGACACGTATGGTCATCACATCCAAGTGAAGGAGACTGCGTCAttatctgatgatgatgatgatggtggtggtgaaaCTCATCGACGCAACGTGACCTCTCCGGATCGGGCATCAAACGGGTCCTCACAGGACAATGAAACCGACACAAGTGACAGTCATCGCAGTGAGGCGAACGAGACGTCATCGTCGCCATTGTCCGGCGATGATGGTGAAACGTCTCGACACGATGGGACCTCATCGTATCTGTCTTTAAACAGCTCAGACCAGCATCTTATTAAGGGTGCTACAAACACAGAGGAGCTGCCCAGGCCTGTGCCCCGAAACAGGCGTCCGCTGTGCCCTTACCCTCCCCTGCCAGCTCATGGCACCTTCTACTTCCGTACGGTAGACAACCCCGGTCCCCGGGACTACAAACACTACATCCAGTACGCCTGCTATGCAGGGTACACCCTGGCCAACGGGGATGTCCACAGCTACTGTCTGCAGGCTGGATGGTGGAGTGGTCTCACCCCGGTCTGCTTGG AGGTGACCCCCTGCGCCCTGAACAACGGAGGCTGTTCCCAGCTGTGTAGTGTGAACCAGGAACAAGCTCAGTGTCACTGCAGACCAGGCTTCATCCTGTTAGAGGACCACCGTACCTGTAGAG ATGTGGATGAGTGTGTGGAGGGCCAGCAGCAACAGCGCTGCCAGCAGACCTGCGTCAACACCTTGGGCTCGTTCCGCTGCTCTTGCCCCTACGGACACACCCTGGCCGGGGACGGAAGGGCCTGTGTGGCTGAGTGTCCAGCAGGCTACAGGAAACAACCCTTAACCCCGATACCCGGAGGAAACCTGGCCAGAAGGGAGTGTGTAG ACATCAATGAATGTGAGGAGCCAGAGGTCAGTGTACCTGGACACCGGTGTCAGTGGAAGTGTGTGAACCTGCCTGGCTCCCACCGCTGTATCTGTCCCAGAGGCTACAAACTGTCCTCAGACAGACACCACTGCAGAG ATATCAACGAGTGCAGCCGTAAGAATGGTGGCTGCTCTCACCTGTGCCTGAACCATAAAGGAAGTTACCAGTGTTCCTGTCCTGCCTCTCACCGCCTCTCCCCCTACAGTAGGAAGAAGTGTCAGCCAAGGAAAGAACTGCAGAGTAATGTGTAG